Below is a genomic region from Atribacterota bacterium.
GATCTATTTCTCTTGGAGGGAAGAGGAATGGGAGAACCAGAAAAAAGAGTAACCCCTCACCCTCAATCTGAGATTGTAACGCGTATGATCGGTTTGCTCTACCCTTTTATCCTCCTTTACGGTTTTTACATCATCGTGAACGGTCACCTCACCCCCGGGGGAGGATTTCAGGGAGGGGCAATCTTAGCTACAGTTTTCATAACCCGCTACCTTGCTCGACCACTCTTTGATATCGATATCGTTACCCTCCAAATCCTTGAAAAGACTTTTTTCTTAGGAATCGTAGTTTCTCCAATGCTC
It encodes:
- a CDS encoding MnhB domain-containing protein, whose product is DLFLLEGRGMGEPEKRVTPHPQSEIVTRMIGLLYPFILLYGFYIIVNGHLTPGGGFQGGAILATVFITRYLARPLFDIDIVTLQILEKTFFLGIVVSPMLFLLRGVIGDSFMVSYLVLMNILIGFKVCCGLAILFFRFMFHEGKEKGTEERFHSG